Sequence from the bacterium genome:
CGACGACGCTCGGGTGCTTCCCGTCCCCATGCTCAATATCCTCAACGGCGGTTCCCATGCCGACAACAACGTCGACCTGCAGGAGTTCATGATCATGCCCCGGGGCGCCGCGACCTTCCGCGAAGGTTTGAGAATGGCGGCCGAAGTTTTCCACACCCTGAAGAAGGTGCTCTCCGACCGGGGACTGGCCACGGGGGTGGGGGACGAGGGGGGGTTCGCTCCCAGCCTCGAATCCAACGAGGAGGCCATGGAGGTCATCGTGGAGGCAGTGGCCCGGGCCGGTTACGAAGCCGGGCGCGATATCTTTCTCTGCCTGGACCCGGCCGCCAGCGAATTTTACCGGGACGGCGCCTACGTTCTCGCCTCCGAGAACCGTTCCCTGACCTCCGAAGAGATGGTCGATTTCTATGCGGGCTGGGTCGATAAATATCCGATCTACTCCATAGAAGACGGGTTGGCCGAGGACGATTGGACGGGATGGAAACAGTTGACCGATATTCTCGGGGCCCGGGTGCAGCTGGTGGGGGACGACCTCTTCGTCACCAACACCCGCCGCTTGGAGCGGGGAATCCGGGAAGGGGTGGGGAATTCCATCCTGATCAAGGTCAACCAGATCGGGACCCTGACCGAGGCCCTGGACGCCATCGAGATGGCGCGCAACGCCGGCTATTCCTCGGTCATCAGCCACCGCAGCGGAGAAACCGAGGACAACTACAT
This genomic interval carries:
- the eno gene encoding phosphopyruvate hydratase, which translates into the protein MSEITTIKAREILDSRGNPTVEVDVSLGSGAFGRASVPSGASTGEHEALELRDKDPGRYQGKGVLTAVANVENVLGSALTGKSFSGQRELDDRLIELDGTPTKSKLGANALLGVSLAYAKACAWEKGLPLFRYLGGDDARVLPVPMLNILNGGSHADNNVDLQEFMIMPRGAATFREGLRMAAEVFHTLKKVLSDRGLATGVGDEGGFAPSLESNEEAMEVIVEAVARAGYEAGRDIFLCLDPAASEFYRDGAYVLASENRSLTSEEMVDFYAGWVDKYPIYSIEDGLAEDDWTGWKQLTDILGARVQLVGDDLFVTNTRRLERGIREGVGNSILIKVNQIGTLTEALDAIEMARNAGYSSVISHRSGETEDNYIADIAVATNCGQIKTGAPCRSERVAKYNRLLRIEEMLGDRAVYGI